The genomic stretch ATCATCAAGGCAGACAACCGCAACCCCGTAAAAGGGTATTTTATTAATAAATTCAAGAAAGGTTTCCTTGATATGATCCAGATCCCGATAATAATCCAGATGCTCCAGGTCAATATTGGTGACCACCTCGATCACCGGAGAAAGCTTGAGAAAAGAACCATCGCTCTCATCAGCCTCAGCAACAAGGAATTCGCCTTCACCAAAATGGGCATTACTGCCACCAAAACAGTCGACCTTGCCCCCCACCACCACAGTGGGATCCAGTCCGGCCTCATCAAGAATTGATGCGACCAAGGAGGAAGTAGACGTCTTACCGTGACTTCCAGCCACGGCAATACCAAATTTCTTCAACCGCATAAGTTCAGCAAGCATTTCAGCCCGCTGAATCACCGGAATCTGTTCGTCCCGCGCCGCCATGACTTCCGGGTTATCCTCGGCAACAGCGGTTGAAACCACCACGACATCCGCTCCAGACACCCTGTTTGCCTGGTGTCCTTCATACACGGTTCCCCCGGCCAATTCCAGTCGGCGAGTAATGTCTGTTTTGCGTAGATCCGAGCCGCTGACCTTATAGCCCAAATGCAGGAGGAGTTCGGCAATTCCAGACATACCGATGCCGCCTATTCCGACAAAATGGATATGCTTATGTTCTTTTCTTTTATACATCCGATTTTGCTCAGCAGAGTGTCCTCTGCATAGTTCAGTCTCTTTTTAACAACAGGAAAGAAAACCCACCCGACAGGATAAAAAACTCCATCGGCAACACATCCCCGCCACTTTAATTACCGTTTAATGACCATTGAGTTATCGATAAGGTCCATACAGCTGTCCAGTATTCGCTGGGTGGCCTCAGGCTGCCCCATATTTTTCATGGCAAGAGCCATTTGTTTCAGCTTATCAATATCACCTAATAATTGCGAAAGAATTTTACCGAGCAAATCCGCATCCAATTCCGACTCCCGATACATTACCGCACCGCCTCCGGCAACATAATACTCGGCATTCTTTGCCTGATGATCATCCGCTGCATAGGGATACGGGATCAGCACTGCTGGCAGGCCCATAACAGACAGTTCTGCCAGGGAGGTCGCTCCTGCCCTGGCAAGGACCAAGTCTGCTTGACTATACAGGGACGCCATATCAGTAAAAAAGGCCCTGACCTCGGCCTTGACTCCGGCTACCGCATACCCATCCCTGACCGTTTCTTCATCTGCTGTGCCGGTTTGATGGATCAGCTGTACCGCCTTTTTTTGCTGATCATCAAGCTGGGCCGCCACGTCAAGCATCAGCATATTGATGCGATGGGCTCCGAGACTACCGCCCATGATCAGCAGGGTCATGGGGCTGTCTGCTTCTCCGCTGTCGTTTTTCCCGCTGCCCGCCTGCTGCTGCCTGCATTCGGCTGCCGCCAAGATTTCTTGACGAACTGGGTTCCCTGAAACCACGGTTTTCTGTTCCGGGAAAGGATATTCTCCAGGAATAGAGACAAAGATCCTGCTGACAAAATGAGAGATCATCCTGTTAGCCAACCCCGGTATGGAATTCTGCTCATGAATACAGGTGGGCACAGAGCGCAATCGTGCCGCCAACAGCACCGGCCCGGTGACATAGCCCCCCACGCCGAAGACCAAATCCGGCTGAAAGCGTTGTATTATTTTCCATGATTCCAAAACCGCTACGGGCAGACTGAGCAGGCTCTTAATGCGGTGCTTCAACCCCATGCCCTTCAGTCCCATGCAGGCAATGGATTCCTGTTGGAAATTAAATCCGGCCAGCGTCTTTTTGTCAAGTTGCCGCTGTGTTCCGACAAACATAATCTCGCAACCGGGATATTTCTGCTGCAATGCGGTTGCCAAGGCTATGCCGGGGAAAAGATGACCGCCGGTACCACCACCTGTAATGATTATGCGCATGGAGTTCACCCTACAACAACAGAAGATAGATAGGAATAAGGGAAGAACGCGTTAAATGCTGAGCCAAAACAGCCATTGCAGCACGGTCCTCTCCTTGGTTGGACAGCCCTAAGTTTGTCGGTTCAAGGGTAAACAGATAGTCTACAGCCCACCAAGGACCGGCGGCCCACCAGGTCCAGCCAATCCATACATCGGCGTTCTCTTCCATATAGCTGAGCATATTATCAATCACCTCATCACCGACATCCTCTGCGGCATTACCTATTCTGGAATTTGCAACAGCAAACTCGCCAAGAAACCCTTTGAGGTTGTGTTCCTTCAGCCAGCCGGTAAAATTGGTGAGACGTGTGACACCCGTCATCGGATCGTTACCAGTAATATCCGATGAACCACCGGAATAATCATCGTCCATATACTGATGCACTTCAAAGGCAAAATTATCTCCGGGATCGACAATATTAAGCATATGCTCGGAATTGGCCCCATTGTACCATGTTTCATTCCATGCCCACGCCCCGCTCCACTGATTGCCGGGCACAAGAATCAGATTATTCGCTCCGGCAGTACGGATGGCAGCAATGGCAGCATTTTCGGAAGCAACCAGCTGAGCTGTAGGCATCGTATTAGGTTCATTCATCAAGCCAAAAATGATCCGGCTATTCCCCTTGTAGTGAACGGCAAGTTTCTCCCATAAATCAGCAAATGCAGCATCAGGGACCTCCACCGTTCCGACTAATCCTTGTCCTGAGCTTTGATGATTATTGGGGTCGGGATAATAACGCTGAAAATTATGCGGATCAATGATAACAGAGGCACCTTTTGCCGTTGCATAATCGACAAAGGTATCCATACGATTCAGCTCCGCAGCATCGAATGCGGCAAACAGGGCCAGCTGGAGTCGTTCCCACCGAAAGGGCAGGCGGAAGGTATTCATCCCCTTACTGATGTAGTAATCGACCTCAGCTGAGGTTGGATAAATATAATCAGTGTCGTATATTCCGGGAAGATTGACATTGCCGTCCCAGACTCCGAATTCGGCACCGGCTAAATTCACCCCGGTATATTTGAGCTTCGCGTGAAGAAGTGATGGGTTCAACGCCATAGAAATGGTGAGAACAAATAATACCAACACAACGAGTTGAGCTACTCTCTCTGTTTTCAATCACTCCTCCACTTCCGCTTGAATTGAATAATTTTTCTACTGCCGAAAAAATGAAACACCGCCTGGAATAACGAATACAGGCTAACAGGAGCTGTCAAAAAATTTAGGGACGAATCGTCCTTTACTCCTGCTATCTTAACTTGATTCCGAAACCAATTGAACTTTGATCTTTCGTATAGTTAGACAAAGTATTCATAGGCCCGAAATGAGCCTTTATATAAAAAGGAATCTTTAAATCATCACTGGGGATCCAAGGAAAAGACAAATTAATATCATAAGAATCTGTTTCCAATAATTCATCACCAACAGTCCACTTCAATCCTACTTCTATTTCTGGAAATGATGAATTAGTATGAAATGTATCAGACACGACAATATTCACTCTGTCATAATCATTAATTTTCACTCCAGTATTAGCCAAATCTCCCCAATAAACATCTGAATCCTCGTTTATATACAGCTTACCGCTAACCCATAAATTAATACAACTAAAGCTTTCTTTACATTTCTCATAGTTGTCTCCATGCTCTCCAATATTAAATTTTCCTTCTACTGAAAAGTAGTTTGCCCCCCTGCTAATCGCATCAAAGTATTCATGGTTTTCATCGTCTAGCTCTACTTGCGCCTTATATTTCCCAAAATCAGGAGAACTAGTCTCCATAACTTTCAAATCTGCTTCAATCACTTGCCCATTGGAACGGTGTTCCAGCCCCCATGTTACCCACTGCATAGATATATTGGCGAATGACAAATTTTCAAAATTATCTCTATAGTGAAATCCTGGATTACTAATTCGATTAATAACTGGTCCTGATTCTCTTGATCCTGCGTAAAAATCAAACTCACCTGTATACTTTAAAAAAAGTTCACCGCGATCCCGATAATCCTTTAAACACCCTAGGACATCTCTCTTACTCTTCTTTTTTTCATTTTCAGCATCGCCACCTCCGCCGTTTATATCATCTAAAGGCTTCAAAGGCATACAGTGCCGCTTACCAAAAAGATACTTGAACGAATAGTGCGCCTCAAGCGAACCTTCATCATCATCTGTGCTCTGAAAAATGGCATAGTTTGGTTGGTATGTAGTTAACCGTGATTTTTTATTATCACATAAACCTGGCCTGTTATGACAGATTTTTTTTATTTCAATATTTGCTTTATCCTCAGCAGAACATGTACTTTGATCTCTCCGACATTCTTTGCTAACTCTTAAGTTTTCAACTACCGAAGCATACAAATCAGGAACAATTGCCAAACACGACACTCCCGTCAAAACAAACAATAATTTCGATCTCATAACTTTCTCCTTTTTTGAAAGATTGACTAAAATTACCCTCTACCAAGACTGATGTTCCCGTTGATAAGTATGCGTTAAACTATCAAGCTCCTCCTTCCAATCCACCAACACACCGACTAAACTCCTCCCCCCGATGCTCATAACTCCTGAACATATCAAAACTAGCGCAGGCCGGGGCCAGCAGCACCGTATCGCCTGGGGCAGCAGCAGCAAAGGCCGCAACCACAGCCTCTTCCATATCAGCGGCAAGCTGAAAGCCAACACCGGCTTCTTCGGCAACTGCGACCAAATCTGAGGCAGACTCGCCGATCAGCACAACACGTTTGACATACTGCCGGAATGACGGAACCAAGGCGGCAAAATCCCCGCCCTTATTCCGTCCACCTGCAATCAGGACAACCTCTTTTTCCGCTCCCTGCCCGAACCCGGCCAAGGCCGCAACCACGGCTCCCACATTGGTGGCCTTGGAGTCGTTGATAAACCGAACTCCGTCGATCTCACCGACCGGGGTCATTCTATGCTGCGGCGGCTGAAAATCGGCCAGTCCAGCCCTGATGCCCTCTTCTTCACAGCCAAAGGCCCGTACCGCAAGAATAGCGGCAGCGGCATTATACAAATTGACCCTGGAATGCAGTCGAGTTCCTGAAAGCTCGTACAACTCGCCCGTACCTTCCGGGCCAAAGTCGGGTTCAAGGCGCACAGCCTCTCCTTCCACCCTGGCTCGGCAACCGGGATGGGTGCCGAAGCTATACAATTTTTCACCGGCAGTGGGCGGTGCAGCCGCAAGCAGAACATCATCAGTACCGATAATCGCTGTATCCCCCCTGCCCTGCCAGGCAAACAGCTGCATCTTGGCTGCGGCATATTCTTCAAAACTACCGTGCCGGTCGATATGATCCGGGGAGAGGTTAAGCAGCAGGCCGATATCGGGACGGAAATCTCCGGCTGCTTCCAGCTGAAAACTGGACAGCTCCAGCACCACAACTTCCGCTTCTCCTGGATCCAGCAAATATTCCAGAATCGGGGTGCCGATATTGCCGCCGACAAAAACCTTCTTGCCCGCGCTGCGCAGGAGATGACCGATCAGGCTGGTTACGGTGGTTTTGCCGTTGGACCCGGTCACCGCGATGACCGGCACAGCGATCCGGCCAGCGGCGAGGGCAAGCTCTCCAACAACCGGCACGCCCCGAGTTCGGGCCGCAGTCAGCACCGGCAAATCCACAGGCACACCGGGACTGGGCACAATCAGATCCGCATCGACAAAAAAGGCAGCCGTATGGCCGCCTGTCTCCAGCTCAGTGCCGAGATCTATGCCGCATTGCACAAGCACGGCCTGCTCTTCCTCCGGGATCGTTTCCCGAAACTCAGAAACCGCGACATCCAGTCCCTGTTGGTGCAGATATTTCACCGCCGCCAGCCCGGATTTTCCCAAGCCGACCACAATGACTTTCATGCCCGCCTTCAATTCAATCATAATTTATCAACCGAGATAATTTGTATATCGGGAAAGTTATCCGCTTTCGCTTTACTCAAGCGGACTTACATCTTGCGTCGTAGCAGCGTCTTCGTTACCGGCAGGCTATTCCTGCTCTATTGCCTCTTGCTCTGCACTAACTTCTTCATTTTCAGCAGGCGCATTCTGTTCTATAACCTCTTGCTCTGCTGCAACTTCTTCCATCTCAGTAGGTTCGTTCTGGTCTACAGCCTCTAGGGTCGCACTAACCTCTTCATTCCCGGCAGGCTCATTTGCCTCTATAACCTCTTGCTCCACAGTAACTGCCTCATTCACCGCAGGTACTTTCTGCTCAGGATCTTTTTCTTTAGCTCGTTTCATTTTGTGATACAGGCTCAACCGGCCATAAGCAAAGTCATAGAGTTCTGATTTATCTTCAAGATAGTTAAATCCTTTTTCAGCAACCTCCCCACTTTTCTTCCAATCACCCTGAGCGTAGTAAAAATCACTTGCGATCAGGTATCTATGGAAGTACGCATCAACTGATGCGTAACAGATAGATATAAGTGCTACCGCTAAGAATACTTTTTTGTTTTTGCTGCCTTTGGGGGACTTTACAAAAAGGAAGAAAAAAAGGGGGACAAAGAGAAAAAACTGCAACAGAAATACAATCAAATGAATTATAGACATTTCTTTTTATTTTAAAATAGTTAACAAATGGAAACTCTCTCTGCAATTAACAGTAATAGATTCCGTAGCAAACATTGTCCGCTTTCGTTTTACTCAAGCGGACCTACCGGCTCCAGCAGCAGCTCACCGCAATTTCAACGTAGCCAAAGCCATCAACCCAAGGATAATAGAAATAATCCAAAAACGAATAACGACCCGAGGTTCAGCCCACCCCTTCTTCTCAAAATGATGATGAAAAGGAGCCATGAGAAAAATACGCTTGCCGCCGCTCATCTTGAAATATCCTACCTGAAGAATAACCGACAGCACCTCCATCACAAAAATCCCCCCGGCAATAGCAAGCAGAAATTCCTGCTTAATGATGATCGCCACCGCACCCAAGGCACCGCCCAAAGCCAGCGACCCCACATCGCCCATGAAAATCTGAGCCGGATAGGAGTTAAACCAGAGAAAACCAAGGCAAGCCCCGACAATGGTGCCGCAAAACACAGCCACCTCACCAGCTCCCAGCACATAGGGAAGCTGCAAATAATCAGAAATCAGCACATTACCCGCTGCATAGGCAAAGATAAAATAAACCGCAGCAGTGATCATCACGGTCCCGCTCGCCAATCCGTCCAGCCCATCGGTCAGATTAACCGCATTGGAAGAGCCGACAATGACGGCCACAGCAAAGGGAATGTACCACCAGCCGAGATCAGGATGAATCCCCTTCAGAAAAGGCAGGCTCAGGTTGCCGTCATAACCGGGATGCAGGTGCAGAAACAAACCAACCGTGCAGGCCCCGGTCACCTGAAGAATCAATTTACCACGGGCCGACAACCCCTTGGTGTCGCTTTTTGATACCTTCTTCCAATCATCAACAGAACCGATCAGGCCATAAAACAAGGTCAGCAATAAACAGACCCAAACCAGACTGTTTCCCAGATCAGCCCAGAGTAGAGTTGAGCCAGCTATGGCGACTAGGATCAGGAGACCGCCCATAGTGGGCACGCCCCGCTTGCTGAAATGGCTCTCCGGCCCGTCATCGCGAACCACCTGCCCGATCTGCTTTTTTTGCAACCAGCGGATAAACAACGGCCCAGAAAGAAACAGAATAAGAAAGGCGGTGACCGCCGCGCCGATGGAACGAAAGGTCAGGTAACGGAAGACATTAAAGGCACTGAACTGAGTGTGCAGGGGATAGAGCAAATGGTAAAACATAATTCTATAGATATTCCTTTTCGTTGATGCCGGTGGCAAACCGCTGTTCTATCTCCTGCAACACAGCCTCCATCCGCATGCCCCGAGATCCCTTGAGCAGTAACCAATCATCTGCCGCCATCCTGGCCTGAACCATCTCTGTATAGAGCCAGTCGACCATACTGTGGGTATCTACAAAAACATGCACCTTTTCTTCCGCCATCCCGGCAAGCTGGGCCCCCTGGGCAACCTGGTCTGCAAAACTGCCTATGACAGCCAGTTGATCATAGCCCAGTTCTGCGGCCTGTCGACCGACCTCAGCATGGGCCGCATCCGCCTCTTCACCCAGCTCCAGCATATCACCGAGCAGGGCAATGCGGCGGCAATCCTGACCAAAGCCGCTGACTGTGCGCAGGGCCGCAGCCATTGAGGCCGGGTTGGCATTATAGCAATCATTGAGCACCCGTACCCCGCCGGGCAGGGTCATCATCTGCATCCGCTTATCCGTGCTCTGAAAATCGCTCAAAGCGGCAATGATGGTTCCAGAGGTAACTCCTCCAGCATGGGCCATAGCAGCCGCAGCCAAGCAATTGCTGACATTATGCATGCCCGGAGCCCGAACACTGATGCGCTCCTGCCAATCCCCGATCTGGAGGGTAAAACGCATCCCCTCTGCGCCGAGATCCTTAATACGGGTAGCCCGAACAGCAGGTTTATGACGACGACCGGCTGCGGTGCAGGCAAACCCGATGATCTTCTCAGAATTTTTCGGTAACCGGCGCACATGAGCATCATCATAATTGACCACTGCCACGGTATCTGGCCGCATCCCGGCAAAGAGCTCGCCCTTGGCTTGGGCAACGCCTGTAATACTGCCCAGTCCCTCAAGATGGGCTGCTTGTACATTGGTGATGCAGGCGATATCTGGATCAGCGATTTCTGTGAGCCGAGCGATCTCACTAAACTGATTCATCCCCATCTCCATCACCGCGACCTTATGAAGTGCGTTCACCGGCAGTAGGGACAGGGGCAGACCGATCAGGTTATTGAAATTTCCTCCGGTTTTAAGCACAGGATCAATACCAACGGTGACTGCCGAAGCTGTCTCGGTTTCCCCAAAATGGCGGTTGAAAATCGCTGCGGTCATTTCCTTGACCGTGGTCTTTCCGCAGCTGCCCGTAATGGCGACAAGGGGCAAATCTCGATGCAGCAGTCTGCGCCGATAGGCCGCTAATTGGCCCAGCGCGATCAGTGTATCTGGAACCTGAAGAACAACAACATGCTCGGGCAGAACATCTTTCTGCAGCTCATCCTTCAGCACTTCCTGCTGGACAATAAGCACCGCAGCCCCGGCCTCTGCCGCAGTCTGAAGATAATCATGGCCGTCAAAATTTTCACCGGCCAAGGCGACAAAAATATCCCCTTGTACCAGGGTTCTGGTATCAGTAGAAATCTGGCCGAAAAGACCAGTTTGTTTCCCGTGCTGAATTATCGTCCCGCCCTGAAGAGCCTTGAGAAGATGGGGGATGGTCCAGCGCAAGAGCCCGTTGAGCCCCTCCACCCGATCATCAAAAAATATCCGTTCCTGCCCAATTACCTGATAGTCCTCATGCCCCTTCCCGGCCAGCAGAACAATATCACCGGGGCCAGCCAAAACGCAGGCAGCATGCACAGCGGTCTTTCTGTCCTCAAGACAGACAAAACCAGGAAAATCACCATACCGAACCGCCTGATCTCCGAACAACTCTTCAATTGTCAGCTCAACAGCCCCTATGGAAGCCGCCCCCTGGGCAACCTGCTGAATAATGTCTTCAGGATCTTCCGAACGGGGATTATCCGAGGTCACAATGGAGATACTGGCGCATTCCGCTGCAACCGCACCCATCAGGGGACGTTTCCCCTGATCTCGATCACCGCCGCAGCCAAACACACAAATCAGCTGTCCTTCGGCTAAAGCTTGCAGGGTCTGGAGGACGTTTTTCAAGGCATCCGGGGTATGGGCATAATCAACCAGGACACAGGGCTGTTCTTCCTCGCTGACGCCCGGTAGCAGCACTCGCTCCAAACGGCCCGGCACCTGACCGACCTCTTCCAATCCACTAAAAATCAGGCGCGGCTCCATTCCCAAAGCCCTGCCCACTCCGGCAGCTGCCAAGAGATTTAGGACATTATACTTGCCTGTCAGGCGGGAATTGAAGGCGACCTGTTCTCCGGCCAAGGAAAGTTCGCAGGAAAACCCGTTGATATCCTGGCTGAGTTTATCGGCATTGATTGCAGCCTTTGGAGAAAAACCGCAATCAAGCACCGCAACAGGAGCCTCTTGCCCAAGAGCCTGTTGCCCAAGCAAGTCATCACGAAGCCGCTCTCCCCAGTTTATTGTTTCCATACCGCTGGGTTCAGTAACAACGACGGCCTGCCCTTCTTTCTTGAGATAGCGGGTAAAGAGCAGCTTTTTCGCGGCAAAATAGCCTTCCATGCTGCCATGAAAATCCAGATGATCCCGGCTGAGATTGGTAAACAGAGCAACATCAAACAGGAGTCCGGCCAACCGCCCCAGCTCCAGGGCATGGGAAGAGGTCTCCATAACCACATGGGTCACCCCCTGATCAACCATTTGCCGGAGGAGCTGCTGGAGCTGCACCGGTCCTGGAGTGGTCAGGGGAGCAGGCTCAATAACTTCCCTGCCTGAACCGTCCTGATAACGGTAATTCACGGTTCCGATCACCCCAACCTGATAGCCTGCGCTGCAAAGCATCTGCTCAACCATCCAGGAAACCGTGGTCTTGCCGTTGGTCCCGGTCAGTCCGATCAAAGACAGAGACCGAGCTGGAAAATCATAAAAAGCTGCGGAAAGCCAACCGAGCGCCTCAGCCGTGTTGTTCACCCTGACCACTGTCACACCGGGCAGAGGACCAGGATCATCCTCAACCACCAGCCAACAGCTCCCCTGGGCTACAGCCTGGGAGATAAAATCATGCCCGTCAACCAGAGCACCCTTGATGGTAACAAACAGGGTGCCCGGCCCGGCCTCTCTGGAATCACAGGTAATTCCGGTGCATTTCCCCGCTGCCTCATCATAATCATCATGAAGAACCTCCGCAGCCAGTTCGACCGGGAGGCAGGAAAGTAACTCATCAAGACCCTTGACAGTTGGGCTAGTCATGTTCTTTTTCAAGTATCAGCTCACAAATTTCTGTTTCAGTCAACGGTTCACCGGCTGCCGGGATATGATCGACAATACGACCGCTTCCCTGAATCCGCACATTGATATTATACCTATTTATCTGCTGAAGCCCCTTGCGCAGGCTCAACCCGATCAAGGACGGCATGAGCGACTCTGTATGCACAAGATTCTCTTGCACCTCAGCAGCACTGCGTTTTCTGCTGAATAAATACCGGCGCAGATTGGCAAGATTTTTTTCCGGCGATGGTTCAGCAAAAGTCTCCACCGGTCCACCATAACCAACAAGAATGGGCAACAGGTTTCGTCCCAACCCAAGAAGCCCCTCCAGATCCCGACTCTCGACTTCAGGAGGCGGGGGATCCAGTGTACTGTAATCGACAGTGAGCAGCAAGAGCACATCAGGCTGTTCTCTTGGAACAGCCGCTAACAGGAGGTCCTGAATATGATGAACACTGAACCCGTTCTGTCCAGAGACCGTTGAGGCTGTATCGGCAAAGAGAAAGCCTCCCTCGTCGGAAGACGAAGAATTCCCGAGCATCTCCCGCTGTAACCATCCCCCCTGGACCGGAGAAAGTATCCGCTCTCTGGGCGAAATATTAAAATCACGGAGAAAAAAGCGCTCTTCCGTATAATCATACAGCCCGTTGAGAAACCACGGTTTAACTCTCCAGCCGCTGTTTAACAGAGTCGCCAATCCGTAAACCATCTGGACAGGACTGAGCAGCCCAGACACATCAGCCGCATTAATTTCTTCAGACGAAGCTCCTCTCGGGCCCGATGAGACAGGGAGAAAGTCCGGAATCGGTCGCCCCAGATCCAGCCTCAGCCAATACTCCTGCAGCACGTCCTCGGACAGACCATAGTCGGGCACGCTCACTGTGACTGGCAACACAGACCTATCCACACCGACTTCAAGAGCAGTCGCAGCCTGTATCAGCAGAGGCCGAATAAGCTCCTGATCGTAGCGAAGGGAGAACAGGGCCTTGTGCGCCTTCTGTTCATCTGTCTGCCAAAAATAATTCGGATCAAATCCCGGCTGGCTGACCAGAGCCAAAATCCGACCGGAATCAGGATCTATGGCAATGGCACTGCCGGAACGTGCTCCTTTTCGTTTCCGGTATTCCTCAAGGGCCTCGCCAAGCTGGCGCTGCAACTCCATATCAATGGTCAGGACAATATCAGCAACCGTCTTTCCCAAGGCATCATGCCCAGAAAAATTAACAGCAGGAATATTGATCTGCCTGAACTCACCAGGTTCCAAGACAGCATCGTATAAGGCCTCGACCCCGCTCAGGCCAGCATTACCGCTGACAAAACCCAGCACTTGACCGGCAACAGCGTGATCCGGGTAATAACGGACTTCCACAGGCCGACAATGAATACCGGGCAGGTGTAATTCCTCCAATGCTTCAACCTGCCGTATTTCAAGATTATCAGCCAGCTCAATAATACCGTCGGTATGCTGCAACCGTTGCAGGATGAGTTGTTTTTCCGTATCAAGGATAGGGGCTAACTGCTCTGCGGCCAAATCTCTGTTTGACAATTCTGCTGGCTGAACAAAAAGGGAGAAGAGCCGGTACGAAACCGACATCTCCTCCATATTCCGATCATAAATTGTCCCGCGTAGAATCGGACGATCTCGCTGCTCAGAGGGACTCTCGCCCTCAGGCCCTTCCTGTTCAATGACTTTGGAGATACCGGCAGGCAGCTTGACCAGCCCAGCCATATCCCGCAACGGCTGCAAAGAAAAGGAGAAAAAAAACATCATCCAGCCAAGAGTAACCACCAGCAGTACTGTCAGGATAACACGACACAGCCCCTTCCTGCTCTCCCGCAAAGGACGCCCAGGGGGCGTGTAAGTATAGCCGCTTATCGACGCAGATTCCTTTCTCCTGTCTAAAAGCGAACGGAATAAGCTTTTGAATCGATCCATTATGAACATCGGCAGCAACAGGACATCCGCCTTTTCAAGTCAGTCCCCCCGTTAATACTCTTCTCTTTCCGTCGCTGCCAAGAACGAATCGACAGGCGACCTTCGCCTTAATAGAGATAATGTTCCTGACCCGTCTCAGGAAGATGGAGGTCGAGTTGCGCAGCACCCAGAGCCACCAGACGTGACTTGGCAAGCAACTTATCCCGCCTGACTTTCAATCCGGCCTGTTCCCGACTGAGACTTTCCTGGACAAGCTGCTGCTGCTCAAAGACTGCTTTTTCCCGACCAATGTTCCAGGAAAAAAACAGGCTCATCAAAAAAAAGCATAAGACTACCGAGCCCAGTGTATATGCTGACAGCTGGATAAAATCTTCTGAAAAACCGTCTCTCCTTCTGAAAACCGACACCTGCCTGCGCAGACTGAAAGAGAGAGCAGGTGACCGTATTGAGCGAATAGTATGATTCACACCAGATCCTCCTTTTTTGACGACCGACTCCCCATCATGCCGTTACAATCTCTCTGCGACCCGCAGTTTTGCACTACGGGATCGCGAATTATTCCTCACCTCATCCGCTGTCGGCAGAACAGGCTTCCGGGTCAACACCTTGTAATCAGGGGACTTGACAAAGGCCTGTTTGACAATGCGATCTTCAAGTGAGTGAAAAGTTATGATACAAAATCGTGCTCCTGGCTTGAGCAGCTTGGGCCCATCTGTCAATAAACGGGTTAAATTGTCCAGCTCCCGATTAACCGCTATGCGCAGGGCCTGAAAAACCTTGGTGGCAACATGAATTTTTTTCGGGTGATATTTTTTTGGAATCGACAGAGCAACAAGATCCGC from Candidatus Electrothrix communis encodes the following:
- a CDS encoding UDP-N-acetylmuramoyl-L-alanyl-D-glutamate--2,6-diaminopimelate ligase → MTSPTVKGLDELLSCLPVELAAEVLHDDYDEAAGKCTGITCDSREAGPGTLFVTIKGALVDGHDFISQAVAQGSCWLVVEDDPGPLPGVTVVRVNNTAEALGWLSAAFYDFPARSLSLIGLTGTNGKTTVSWMVEQMLCSAGYQVGVIGTVNYRYQDGSGREVIEPAPLTTPGPVQLQQLLRQMVDQGVTHVVMETSSHALELGRLAGLLFDVALFTNLSRDHLDFHGSMEGYFAAKKLLFTRYLKKEGQAVVVTEPSGMETINWGERLRDDLLGQQALGQEAPVAVLDCGFSPKAAINADKLSQDINGFSCELSLAGEQVAFNSRLTGKYNVLNLLAAAGVGRALGMEPRLIFSGLEEVGQVPGRLERVLLPGVSEEEQPCVLVDYAHTPDALKNVLQTLQALAEGQLICVFGCGGDRDQGKRPLMGAVAAECASISIVTSDNPRSEDPEDIIQQVAQGAASIGAVELTIEELFGDQAVRYGDFPGFVCLEDRKTAVHAACVLAGPGDIVLLAGKGHEDYQVIGQERIFFDDRVEGLNGLLRWTIPHLLKALQGGTIIQHGKQTGLFGQISTDTRTLVQGDIFVALAGENFDGHDYLQTAAEAGAAVLIVQQEVLKDELQKDVLPEHVVVLQVPDTLIALGQLAAYRRRLLHRDLPLVAITGSCGKTTVKEMTAAIFNRHFGETETASAVTVGIDPVLKTGGNFNNLIGLPLSLLPVNALHKVAVMEMGMNQFSEIARLTEIADPDIACITNVQAAHLEGLGSITGVAQAKGELFAGMRPDTVAVVNYDDAHVRRLPKNSEKIIGFACTAAGRRHKPAVRATRIKDLGAEGMRFTLQIGDWQERISVRAPGMHNVSNCLAAAAMAHAGGVTSGTIIAALSDFQSTDKRMQMMTLPGGVRVLNDCYNANPASMAAALRTVSGFGQDCRRIALLGDMLELGEEADAAHAEVGRQAAELGYDQLAVIGSFADQVAQGAQLAGMAEEKVHVFVDTHSMVDWLYTEMVQARMAADDWLLLKGSRGMRMEAVLQEIEQRFATGINEKEYL